A region of the Acidimicrobiales bacterium genome:
GCCGTCGCCACGTCGAGCGCCGACAGCCGGGCGGCGGCCGCCCCGCTGTCGGTGCGCACGAGGGCCCTGACCTCCTCGACGAGGTCGAACAGCTCCTCGCCCTCCTGGCGCTGGAGGGTCTCGCCGAGCAGCGCGCCGAGCCGGCGGACGTCGGCCCGGAGGGCGGCGTCGTCGGCCGCCGCCGGTCGCTCCACCGCCTGCCGCCCGGCCGTCTAGTTGCCTGGCTTCCAGATCATCA
Encoded here:
- a CDS encoding phosphoenolpyruvate carboxylase — protein: MERPAAADDAALRADVRRLGALLGETLQRQEGEELFDLVEEVRALVRTDSGAAAARLSALDVATA